The Solibacillus sp. FSL R7-0668 genome includes the window CTAATTTGTTTGCGTCAATGCGACTCATGAAGTATGTCCCTCCTTCTTATTAAAATTCTAAGCCGTTTTCACGTGCAGCTTCTGCTAAAGCTTTTACACGTCCATGATATAAGTAACCGCTACGGTCAAATACTACAGTTGTAATATTTTTTTCAGCAGCGCGTTTTGCGATTGTTTCACCGATTTTAGCTGCAGCTTCTACGTTTGAACCAATTCCCTCGAAAGCTTTTTCTTGAGAGTTAGCAGAAACTAAAGTTACGCCAGCTACGTCATCGATTAATTGTGCATAAATGTTCTTGTTAGAACGGAATACGTTTAAACGTGGACGTTGTGCAGTACCCGAAATTTTAGAACGAACACGCCCATGACGTTTTTTACGAACTTGATTTTTATCTTGTTTCGTAATCACAGAGGTCACTCCTTTCAAATATTAATGCAATTTAAGCTGCATTATTTACCAGTTTTACCTTCTTTACGACGAACGAATTCGCCTTCGTAACGAATACCTTTACCTTTATATGGCTCTGGTGGACGTACGTCACGGATGTTAGATGCTAAAGCACCAACACGCTCTTTAGAAATACCTTTAACGATGATCTTCGTGTTCGAAGGAACTTCAACCTCTACACCTTGTTCAGGTGTAAACTCTACTGGGTGAGAGTAACCAACGTTTAATACAAGCTTGTTCCCTTGTAATTGTGCACGGTAACCGACACCGATAAGTTCTAGAGAGCGAGAGAAACCTTCAGAAACACCCGTTACCATGTTAGCTAATAACGCACGAGTTGTACCGTGGTTAGTACGGTGTTCTTTAGAATCAGAAGGGCGAACAACAGTGATGATGTTGCCTTCTTGCTCGATTTTCATCTCTTGATTGAATTGACGAGTTAATTCGCCTTTTGGACCTTTAACAGTAACAGTGTTTTCAGCGTTCACTTCAACTGTTACGCCAGCAGGAACCTCAATAATCTTTTTACCTACGCGAGACATTTATGTTGCACCTCCGTTCTTTTCTTACTAATTACCAAATGTATGCTAAGATTTCTCCGCCAACTTGTTTAGCGCGAGCTTCTTTATCAGTTAATAAACCATTTGAAGTCGATACTAAAGCGATACCAAGACCGTTTAATACTTTAGGTACTTCATTAGTTTTAGCGTATACACGTAATCCCGGTTTAGAAATACGTTTTAAGCCAGTGATAACACGCTCATTATCTTTACCGTATTTTAAGAAGATACGGATGATACCTTGCTTGTTGTCTTCTACGTACTCAACGTCACGTACGAAACCTTCACGCTTTAAGATTTCAGCGATCTCTTTCTTTAAGTTAGAAGCAGGAACCTCTAACTTCTCGTGACGTACCATGTTTGCATTACGAATGCGTGTAAGCATATCTGCAATCGGATCTGTCATTGTCATGAAATTTACCTCCTTCCCAAATTAGGGGATTACCAGCTGGCTTTCTTAACGCCAGGAATTTGTCCCTTATATGCAAGTTCACGGAAACAAATACGGCAAAGTTTAAATTTGCGGTATACAGAGTGTGGACGGCCACAGCGTTCACAACGTGTATATTCTTGTACTTTGAACTTTTGCGTGCGTTGTTGTTTAACAACCATTGATTTTTTAGCCACGTTTTCGCCCTCCTTATTTATATTACTTTTGGAACGGCATACCGAACTGTGTTAATAACTCGCGAGCTTCTTCGTCAGAATTCGCAGTAGTTACGATAACGATGTCCATACCGCGTACTTTTGAAACTTTATCGTAATCGATTTCTGGGAAAATTAATTGCTCTTTAACACCTAATGTGTAGTTACCACGACCGTCGAATGCTTTTTTAGAAACACCGCGGAAGTCACGTACACGTGGTAAAGAGATTGAGATTAATTTGTCCAGGAATTCATACATACGCTCACCGCGTAATGTAACTTTAGCACCGATCGCTTGACCTTCACGTAAACGGAAACCTGCGATAGATTTTTTCGCTTTCGTTACAACTGGTTTTTGACCAGTGATAATTGTTAATTCTTCCACAGCTACATCTAAAGCTTTAGAGTTTTGAACAGCGTCACCAACACCCATGTTGATTACGATTTTCTCTACTTTTGGAATTTGCATAACTGATTTATATTCAAACTTGCTCATAAGAGCAGGTGATACTTCATTTAAATATTTTTCTTTTAGGCGGCTCATGTTTGTACCTCCCTTCTTATTTTTACTATTAGTCGATTACTACACCTGATTTTTTTGCAACACGAACTTTTTTGCCATCCTTGATTTCATAACCTACACGAGTCGGCTCGCCAGATTTTGGATCAATAAGCATTACGTTCGAAATGTGGATTGCAGCTTCTTGAGATACAATACCACCTTGTGGGTTAAGTTGGTTAGGTTTAACGTGTTTCTTAACGATGTTTACCCCTTCAACAAGAACGCGGTCTTGTTTTGGGAAAGCAGCTAAGATAACGCCTTCTTTACCTTTATCTTTACCAGTAATTACTTTTACTTTATCGCCCTTTTTAACATGCATAATGTGTCGCACCTCCTTGATTGGTACTGTCATGAAATTAAAGAACTTCTGGAGCTAGAGAAACGATTTTCATGAAGTTGCCATCACGTAATTCACGTGCAACTGGACCGAAAATACGAGTTCCGCGTGGTGATTTATCGTCTTTGATGATTACGCAAGCGTTCTCGTCAAATTTGATGTAAGTACCGTCTTTACGACGAGCACCTGATTTAGTGCGAACGATAACAGCCTTAACAACGTCACCTTTCTTGACAACGCCACCTGGTGTTGCTTTCTTAACTGTACAAACGACGATATCGCCGATGTTAGCAGTTTTACGTCCAGAACCACCAAGTACTTTAATAGTTAAAACTTCACGTGCACCTGAGTTGTCAGCAACTTTCATACGACTTTCTTGTTGGATCACTTAGGTTACCTCCCTTCGGAAATATATTTTATTCCGAAATGTGTTATTAAATAATAACCGCTTTTTCTACAACTTCAACTAAACGGAAGCGCTTAGTAGCTGATAGCGGGCGAGTTTCCATGATACGTACGATATCACCGATTTTCGCAGTGTTTTGCTCATCATGAGCCTTATACTTTTTAGAGTATTTTACACGTTTACCGTAAAGCTTGTGCTTTTTGTGAGTTTCAACTAAAACAGTAATAGTTTTATCCATTTTGTCTGAAACAACACGGCCTGTGTAAACTTTGCGTTGATTACGCTCAGTCATACTTAAAACCCTCCTTTATCAGTTATTTGCACTGATTTCTCTTTCACGAATCACAGTTTTCATACGTGCGATCGCTTTGCGAACTTCACGAATGCGAGCTGTGTTTTCTAATTGACCAGTCGCCAATTGGAAGCGAAGGTTGAAAAGCTCTTCTTTCAGTGATTTCACTTTTAATTCGATTTCAGAAGTGGCAAGGTCACGGATTTCATTAGCTTTCATTAGATTCACCACCAGTTTCTTGACGTTTTACGATCTTACATTTAACAGGAAGTTTGTGTGATGCTAAACGAAGCGCTTCACGTGCGATCTCTTCAGATACACCAGCGATTTCGAACATTACTTTTCCTGGTTTTACTACTGCTACCCAACCTTCAGGAGAACCTTTACCAGAACCCATGCGGACTTCTAGAGGCTTTTTAGTGTAAGGTTTGTGTGGGAAGATTTTGATCCAAACTTTACCGCCACGTTTCATGTAACGAGTCATTGCGATACGAGCAGATTCGATTTGACGGTTTGTAATCCAAGATGCAGTTGTAGCTTGTAAGCCCCACTCACCGAAAGTTACTTCTTTACCGCCTTTCGCTTCTCCACGCATGTTACCACGGTGTTCACGACGATATTTTACGCGTTTAGGTAATAACATTATTATTTGCCTCCTTCCACAGAGTTCTTTTTAGTAGGAAGGACTTCACCACGGTAGATCCAAACTTTAACGCCTAGTTTACCGTAAGTTGTATCAGCTTCAGCATGTGCATAATCGATGTCAGCACGTAATGTATGAAGAGGTACAGTTCCTTCGCTATAGTGTTCAGCACGCGCGATATCAGCGCCACCTAAACGACCAGATACTTGTGTTTTAATACCTTTTGCACCAGCGCGAATTGTGCGTTGGATTGATTGTTTTTGAGCACGACGGAATGATACGCGGTTCTCAAGTTGACGAGCGATGTTTTCAGCTACTAATTTAGCGTCAAGATCAGCACGTTTGATTTCAATGATGTTGATGTGAACGCGTTTACCAGTTACATTAGATAAGTGTTTACGTAAGTTTTCAACTTCCGTACCACCTTTACCGATTACCATACCTGGTTTCGCAGTGTGAATTGTAATGTTCACGCGATTTGCAGCGCGTTCGATTTCTACTTTAGATACAGATGCATCTTTAAGTTGAGTTTCGATATATTTACGAACTTTGATGTCTTCGTGTAAAAGATTAGCGTAGTCTTTCTCAGCGAACCACTTTGATTCCCAGTCACGAATAACACCAACACGTAGTCCTATTGGATGTACTTTTTGACCCACGGATTAAACCTCCTTCTTCTCAGATACCACAACAGTAATGTGGCTTGTACGTTTGTTGATTGCCGATGCACGACCTTGTGCACGTGGACGGAAACGTTTTAATGTTGGACCTTCATCTACAAAGATTTCAGATACAACTAAGTTATTAATATCTAACTCATAGTTGTGTTCAGCGTTAGCAACTGCAGATTTTAATACTTTCTCAACGACTGGAGACGCCGCTTTTGGAGTATGACGTAAAATTGCAACTGCTTCA containing:
- the rplF gene encoding 50S ribosomal protein L6 codes for the protein MSRVGKKIIEVPAGVTVEVNAENTVTVKGPKGELTRQFNQEMKIEQEGNIITVVRPSDSKEHRTNHGTTRALLANMVTGVSEGFSRSLELIGVGYRAQLQGNKLVLNVGYSHPVEFTPEQGVEVEVPSNTKIIVKGISKERVGALASNIRDVRPPEPYKGKGIRYEGEFVRRKEGKTGK
- the rpsC gene encoding 30S ribosomal protein S3, producing MGQKVHPIGLRVGVIRDWESKWFAEKDYANLLHEDIKVRKYIETQLKDASVSKVEIERAANRVNITIHTAKPGMVIGKGGTEVENLRKHLSNVTGKRVHINIIEIKRADLDAKLVAENIARQLENRVSFRRAQKQSIQRTIRAGAKGIKTQVSGRLGGADIARAEHYSEGTVPLHTLRADIDYAHAEADTTYGKLGVKVWIYRGEVLPTKKNSVEGGK
- the rplX gene encoding 50S ribosomal protein L24, coding for MHVKKGDKVKVITGKDKGKEGVILAAFPKQDRVLVEGVNIVKKHVKPNQLNPQGGIVSQEAAIHISNVMLIDPKSGEPTRVGYEIKDGKKVRVAKKSGVVID
- the rplR gene encoding 50S ribosomal protein L18 — translated: MITKQDKNQVRKKRHGRVRSKISGTAQRPRLNVFRSNKNIYAQLIDDVAGVTLVSANSQEKAFEGIGSNVEAAAKIGETIAKRAAEKNITTVVFDRSGYLYHGRVKALAEAARENGLEF
- the rplN gene encoding 50S ribosomal protein L14; its protein translation is MIQQESRMKVADNSGAREVLTIKVLGGSGRKTANIGDIVVCTVKKATPGGVVKKGDVVKAVIVRTKSGARRKDGTYIKFDENACVIIKDDKSPRGTRIFGPVARELRDGNFMKIVSLAPEVL
- the rpsH gene encoding 30S ribosomal protein S8, with translation MTMTDPIADMLTRIRNANMVRHEKLEVPASNLKKEIAEILKREGFVRDVEYVEDNKQGIIRIFLKYGKDNERVITGLKRISKPGLRVYAKTNEVPKVLNGLGIALVSTSNGLLTDKEARAKQVGGEILAYIW
- the rplE gene encoding 50S ribosomal protein L5, yielding MSRLKEKYLNEVSPALMSKFEYKSVMQIPKVEKIVINMGVGDAVQNSKALDVAVEELTIITGQKPVVTKAKKSIAGFRLREGQAIGAKVTLRGERMYEFLDKLISISLPRVRDFRGVSKKAFDGRGNYTLGVKEQLIFPEIDYDKVSKVRGMDIVIVTTANSDEEARELLTQFGMPFQK
- the rplP gene encoding 50S ribosomal protein L16, translated to MLLPKRVKYRREHRGNMRGEAKGGKEVTFGEWGLQATTASWITNRQIESARIAMTRYMKRGGKVWIKIFPHKPYTKKPLEVRMGSGKGSPEGWVAVVKPGKVMFEIAGVSEEIAREALRLASHKLPVKCKIVKRQETGGESNES
- the rplV gene encoding 50S ribosomal protein L22, giving the protein MTQAKAIARTVRIAPRKVRLVVDLIRGKQIGEAVAILRHTPKAASPVVEKVLKSAVANAEHNYELDINNLVVSEIFVDEGPTLKRFRPRAQGRASAINKRTSHITVVVSEKKEV
- a CDS encoding type Z 30S ribosomal protein S14, with amino-acid sequence MAKKSMVVKQQRTQKFKVQEYTRCERCGRPHSVYRKFKLCRICFRELAYKGQIPGVKKASW
- the rpmC gene encoding 50S ribosomal protein L29, with the translated sequence MKANEIRDLATSEIELKVKSLKEELFNLRFQLATGQLENTARIREVRKAIARMKTVIREREISANN
- the rpsQ gene encoding 30S ribosomal protein S17; amino-acid sequence: MTERNQRKVYTGRVVSDKMDKTITVLVETHKKHKLYGKRVKYSKKYKAHDEQNTAKIGDIVRIMETRPLSATKRFRLVEVVEKAVII